The genomic segment AAGTTGGGGGCCCTGGGGATGTCTAAAGcttctctgtctctcactctccCAGCGCCGTTGGTCAGCTTCTGCCTAGACGCTTCCTTAGCTCCCGTCTCAGCCTGGCTTCCTGCCGCAGCGGTAAAGGAGCAGTGTGCAAAACGTCACACCGATCACGAAGAAAGTAGCAAGGAGCATATGGACAGCACTGCCCTTTTGCCAAGCAGGAGCAGGTTTCCAGGGCCTGGCCGGTCAGTTTCCCATTGGgaggagaaatctgtgttcaaAGTCTGGATGTTTTCCTAGGGCAGCTTGTTTCATGTATGTAGTGAAGCAGGGGGCCCAACCTTCTCACAAGAAATGGTTTCGGCGCAGAAGCCGCCtggctccaggagaggggttcctggCAAGCGGAAAGAGAGGCTTCCCGGTAGCCTGGATTTAAGCCCCTAGCTCTATGATATAGATGGGGCTTAAGACACAACCTTAGGACCGTGGCCCCGCCCCTGTCCCACCCACACTgcgccccaaggccctgccccccactgggcCTCTTTCCCCCAATCCCCGCCCATGACTCACAGGGGGGAAATGGGACAGAGAGGAGCGGGCagtgggcggggcctcgggggaagaggccaagcggGGGTGGAGCACAGGCGGAGACAGGGGGCGAGGGCCCCGGTCCAAGTACCCGGGCCCCTTCTGAGGGTGGGCTCAGCACCGGTGGCAACATGCCCCCTCTCACTggcctctcccattggctagcgCAAGCAAGGAGACCCCTAGCCAGCCGGCTGTTGTGGTTTCCCATTTGgaggcacctgtctctccccattcacctAGGATCACGCGGGCTTAAAAAGCATCCGGGCCATTAACCATCTTTCgtgcagctgttctgcagccaaAAGGAACCTTAGAAAGGTTCACCTGCCCCTGGGAGAGGGATTTAACCAATATCCTTCCTCTCCACTCCTAACCATCACAGTTATCTGAGCTTGCTGTGTCCTCTTTCTATGAAGACTTTCATCTTGCATGCTCATGTACCAGTGACTCACAGTCACAacaaggccctgatctcagctgggcagggactgtctctcgctgtgtgtctgtgcagcgcccggcgcaacggggccctgatctcagctggggcagggactgtctctcgctctgtgtctgtgcagcgcccggcgcaacggggcctgatctcagctggggcagggctggtctctccctgtgtgtctgtgcaatgCCTGGCGCAACggggcctgatctcagctggggcagggactgtctctcgctgtgtgtctgtgcagcgcctggcgcaacggggccctgatctcagctggggccgggacggtctctccctgtgtgtctgtgtagagcccagcacaacggggccctgatctcagctggggcacggactgtctctcgctgtgtgtctgtgcagcgcccggcgcaacggggccctgatcccagctggggcagggactgtctcttgctgtgtgtctgtgtagagcccggcacaacggggccctgatctcagctggggccgggactgtctctcgctgtgtgtctgtgcagcccctggcaaaacggggccctgatctcagctggggcacggactgtctctcgctgtgtgtctgtgcagcgcccagcacaacggggccctgatctcagctggggcacggactgtctctcgctgtgtgtctgtgcagcccctggcaaaacggggccctgatctcagctggggcacggactgtctctcgctgtgtgtctgtgtagagcccggcacaacggggccctgatctcagctgcggcagggactgtctctccctgtgtgtctgggcagcgcccggcgcaacggggccctgatctcagctggggccgggactgtctctcgctgtgtgtctgggcagcccctggcaaaacggggccctgatctttaTGCACAGCTATAATACACAATGACTCATGATAACAATAACGGAGAACAAGGCCCATGAAAGGACAGTCCAGGAGCCTACCAGTGCATACCCTTCGGTGGCTTATGGCTATATTTGTCACCTAACCACAGCTACCGCTCACATCTTAGTGAATAAGATCCAATACACAAAGCATCTCTCCCATTTTCTTTATTGACTAAGATAAGAATGCCTGTTCGTGAATTGTTTGTGTAGTTGCTTGAtcaagggttctcaaccttttccacatCAGGAGTGACTTCTCATTTAACACTATCGGAAAGGTGGTGTGGTTACAGCCCTTTTGTAACAGCCAGTTTGCAACATCCAGGTTGAGAACCCGGGTAGGAGAGGTATTGCTTCCAGAGGAAGGGAAGAGCATAGTGTTTTCTTTGATGGTTTTTGTAGTTGGTCATATGTAAAAATATACTAATATCCAGAAAATTAACTTTTACGTTACTTGAAGGACCTAATTTGGACACTCTGGAACACTATTTGAGACCTGAGTTGGTCAGAATATAGGGCAGACGTTTTGTGTAGAAAACTTCAAATTTTAtacccaaactgaaatattttgatttagaaatgctgatttagcttaacaaagaaaagatgaaggggtgacttgattacaggctataagtatttacatggggaacaaatatttaataattggtcttcaatctagcagagagaggtagaatatgatccaatggctggaagttgaagctagacaaattcagactggaaataaggtgtaatttgtAATGGTGATGTTAAtgaaccactggaataatttccAAGGGTTGTGATAGGTTCTCCatgactgacaatttttaaatcaaaattggatgtatttctaaaagatctactctaggaatgattttggggcagttctctggctgtGTTACCcgggaggtcagacaagatgttcacagtggtcccttttgacctCAGAACCCATAAATCTAtgagaactacatctcccataatgcatcgCATCTCCCCTCTTGGAGAGGGGATGTGCTGTATCATGGGAGCCCCTGTCCAGGGTGCATTATAGGAGATATAGTCCAGGTTGGGAGCTTGGTCCACAGAAGAGATTGGAGGCATGAGGAAAcaaaactacagctcccatgatgcaccatggtggcattcccaaatcaaaacattttgattttcagcggtttgttttttaacaaaatatcaaaaatttCCCAACCCAATTTTCCATCGAAACTCAAGTGGGTCGACAGTGGTTGACATCTCCAGTTTAGAAAGCAAAGTGACAAATAATGTGAGAGTAAGACCTATCAACAGTGGTTTTCATCACTCTCAAGGCCTTGCACTGCCTTTTGCCTTGGTTTTGTGCATCAGGTTGGCCTGCTGCAGACCCAGCGCCTCCCCGTGCTGCATCTTGAGCTGCTGATACCTTGTTCGTCATTCAGATATGCGCATTCACCTCCTCCCCTTATTGGAAACCTGCAACACAAAGGCcatgggatttaaaaaacaaaacaaacaacaccgCTGGAGTCAGTGGGACAGATTCCTGGCTGGCGTAAGTCGTATAGCTCCGCCTAAGTtaaagaagtcaatggagctaccccAGTGCACACCAGCTGTGAATATCTCCCTGCATGTTAGTCGCCTTAGACCAAAATGATAGAAAGGGAATGCAAAGAAAGGGACTTACAGGTCGTTGAACGGGGTGCCATTTACCCATTTCCAGGGCTTGTCTTCTTCTTCCCTCGTAAGGCCAATCCAGGTTTCTAAGCGTCCCTTATAGCGCAGCATAAAATCCTTataacaaataaaagtgaaaatgaaaattgTGCCTTACATATTACTGAGAAGCTAAGAGAGGAGATACAATAAAGACACAAGTGTCTGCATCACATTCCACACATGTAACTAGTTTACAAGACCACCAGCCTATGCaataacacagtggttctcaaccaggggcctgcGGCCCCCtgaggggctgcaagcaggtttcatgGGGCCCTCCACGCATGGCCGGCATTAGACTTTCTAgggcagggcagaaagccaaagccccaccacatgggacTGCAGCCCGGgatcctgagccccaccacccgccGCTggagcctgagcaacttagcctTGCAATGCctcctaacaccagccctggcttttacatgcagaaaaacagctgctGTGACACAGCTGGACCGCGTGGAGTTTTTAGAGCATGTTGGGGgagcctcagaaaggaaaaggttgagaacccctacaATAACACAtatcaaagaatgaaaaaaaaaatccaacagttTTTTTTATACTTGGAACTTATGACCTTGTGAACAATTTTAACATGCCAATTATCCCCAGATGTACTCattgaaaaatatacatttaggCCGGATCCCACAAAGGATTAAAGAGGGATAACAAATGTAAatgaacgaggagtacttgtagcaccttagagactaacacggctactgctCTGAAAtttaaatgagtcaacagtgtgatgctatgggcaaaaaagtctaatatcattctggggtgtattaacaggagtgttgtgtgtaaGAAACAGGAGGtcactgtcctgctctactcagcactggtgaggccccagctgggctactgtgtccagttctgggcacagccctttaggaaagatgtggacaaattggggagagtctAGCGGAGAGCAGTAGAAATAATCagagggttagaaaacatgacgtatgaggaaagGTTCAAAGAATTGGGAATGTCTTGAGAAGAGAAAGCTGAGGTGGGGACATGAcagcagttttcaaatatgtaaaaggttgtcaTCAAGAGGACAGCGATCAGTAGTTCTCCAAGTCCACCAAGAGTAGAACAAAGCTTAGTTTTGCTTGACCAGTACAGAAATCAACAACAAGGTAAGATCAGCTCTAATCTTCCTCCCCGCCCAGGAGTGACTGCTCCTAGAATTCCTCTTCCTGGATACTCAGCCCTCAACCTCGATCCTCTCTTAAGAAAACCACTCTCACTTCACTTATTTGTGGGATGAGTTAATGATCCACCTGCCTCAGAAAGTCAGCATAATccatatacagtagaatctcagagttacaaacaccagagttacgaacttactggtcaaccacacacctcatttggaaccggaagtacacagtcaggcagcagcagagaccaaaaatacaaagcaaatacagaacagtgctgtgttaaacataaactactaaaaatataaagggaaagtttaaaaaaaaaaagatttgacaaggtaaggaaactgtttctgagCTTGTTATATTTAAAAGCAGATggtaaaaagcagcatttttcttctgcatagtaaagttccaAAACTGTATTAAGCTGatgttcagttgcaaacttttgaaagaaccatcgtaacgttttgttcagagttatgaacatttcaaagttacAGACAACCTCCAGTCCTGAGGTGTTTGCAACTCTTTGAGGTTCGACCATAACCCTTTCTTGGGCGCGTCAATGCCAGCCAACAGGGGGCAAATGTTGCCAGTTTTAACATAGTTTTATTTCACTTTCCAGTTGTTTCTGTgctagttatttttttttttaatggtgatgTACTGCAGTTATGTAGCTTGTCTAATTCTTACATGAATTCCTTCAGAAACTTTAAAGTGTTTTGCCTAGGAATATTGAGACGGTGTAGGAATTTGACTCCCAGAATATTATTAAGCCCATGATtctgctcagatactacagagatgaGTGTGGCATAAGAACCTATCTAGACTGGACTAGAATAGACTCATCTTGGGCAGCCCCCTGCCTCTGTGAGTACAGGAATCTATCTGCCTGAAGCTCACTGtcggatcagggccttaatttggCTTCTCATCATGAGACCTGGTACTGAGGCATCTCCTTGTTCTAGAGTTGCTGAGCCCTAGCATAAAATATTCCTCAGGTTTAACTACAGAGTTATGAGCAGCACCTCCTCAATCGTTACCTAGCTATTGCCAAGCCCAGACTATTGGGATCACAGAGTTTCTCACCTTTTCCTCCAGGGTGTCAACTGTAGCCAGGGAGGCACTGAGCGAAGAGCAGTTGTTCTGGCTGGAATTCCAATCCCCATCGATTTTTGAGAAATAGTAGCATTTCCATTGGTATGTTCTCCCTTGAAACCCGATCCAATTGACTGGACATGTGGTAGCGGCATGATTTGGGCAGGGCCTACTTCTAACCACTGAAAAGGAAATTAACACAACAGTGAGGATCTTTCCCATCCCCTCTCTGTACAGGATTCAGAGGCAAAGAGTGATATTCCACCCTGGACTGAGAGCCTGTGGACATGGATTATACCCCACACCCACTTAAATTCTCCAAATAGGATGCAAGTGGCACAAAGTTTGTGTGCTGGGTCTATACTTGGGTGAATTTTATCCTCATGGACAAGGATATAAGAAtgaccatgctgggtcagaccaatggtccatctagctcaatatCCTGTCAGATGTttcagcgggaatgaacagaacagtgcaattatcaagtgatccatcccctgtcatccaaccCCCAGCTTTCAGAAGTCGGAGATTTAGGGCCACCCAGAGCATAAGGatgcatccctgtccatcctggctaataatcctccatgaacttatctagttcttttttgaacccagttatacttttggccttcacaacatcctctggcaatgagttccacaggttgactgtgcgttgtgtgaagaaatacttccttttgtttgttttaaacctgctgcctattaattttattgggtgacccttagttcgtgtgttatgagaaggggtaaataactcttccttattcactttcttcacacggtcatgattttatagatctctatcatatctccccttaatcgtctcttttctaGGCTGAACAGTCCCACAAAGCTTTGATGCTGCATCATGAAAGACTACGGGAGCTTTGCTGTTGATCTCAATGGGAGGAACGCCAGGCCCCAAATCCCCAGTATAAATTCCATCATAGCACATTAGCAAGCAATGGAGGTGAGTGGCTTAATGTGCAATGCACATGCAAGCTGGAAACCAGACACAAGAGCGTCAGGCTGACTGTGGGGTTTTATGAAATGGGTATGCAAATAACATTGTCATGGGGGACTAGGCTTTTAAGGAGAGACAGGAACTGCCTGATCTGTGCCATAAATAATTTAGGGCTTCCCGGCCTGAGGGGGTGGGACTAAGGGGGCTGAAAGAAATCAATCTAGAGTGGAACCACAGAGAGTGGGTAAGATTCTATGGAAGGGTCTGAGCCAGGGTCTGCAGGAGGCTGTTACTccagcctgggggcggggggggggaattctcCATCCCAGAGA from the Chelonia mydas isolate rCheMyd1 chromosome 14, rCheMyd1.pri.v2, whole genome shotgun sequence genome contains:
- the LOC102938818 gene encoding C-type lectin domain family 2 member D isoform X1, with product MCPTCYMDQSENGEDTAKALTNPAGSQTKTRPDKSNFWLCHILWKYYRLVTVLFILFLIIAIIVLAVVRSRPCPNHAATTCPVNWIGFQGRTYQWKCYYFSKIDGDWNSSQNNCSSLSASLATVDTLEEKDFMLRYKGRLETWIGLTREEEDKPWKWVNGTPFNDLFPIRGGGECAYLNDEQGISSSRCSTGRRWVCSRPT
- the LOC102938818 gene encoding C-type lectin domain family 2 member B isoform X2 is translated as MCPTCYMDQSENGEDTAKALTNPAGSQTKTRPVVRSRPCPNHAATTCPVNWIGFQGRTYQWKCYYFSKIDGDWNSSQNNCSSLSASLATVDTLEEKDFMLRYKGRLETWIGLTREEEDKPWKWVNGTPFNDLFPIRGGGECAYLNDEQGISSSRCSTGRRWVCSRPT